CGACATGTGCAACCTCAGATCTCTTCTAAGCAGAAATCAGTCATTGTGGGATGATTTGATGTTGCACGCATGTCCTTGCAGTTTCcagggaagagaaatgctgaaaacaacATGCAcgtttttcctttcctgacaaagtctttaaatattttggggaTAACGTGCCTTCTTGATCATTGGAttctgtatatatgtatgtttctCTACATCAGCTGAAATGACCTATATTCTTAGTGGATTTCTTAGTACAGAAGATTTAGTAGGTAGGAATAGACTGGTGTTACACAGTGGTCTTGTGTTTGCATGCACAGCTTGCAAAACACTAAGAAGCTTGCTGTGATAGTTTTGAAAGAATGATGcaatacaaaaatcaaaatgctttatTGCAGTTATCTAAGGGGAAAATCCCCTTCTGCTTTCATCTTTAAATCCTCAATAGAAGAAAGCTATTTCATCTGGTTCCACACCCGCATAGTTTAAGTACGGGCAGCTGCAGTTTCCTGCAGTCCTAGGATCAAGGTGCTGGCCTTCCAGTTTTTAGATGTTGGTTTCTATATAGAAGAATTGAAGTGTTAAAACATGTGTTGCAGTCTCAAGCTGCTGagtatttttgctgtgtttaattTGTGGACAAAAAGCCCCTGAGGGAATGTTTGCTTCAAACAAGAGGATGGTTAGATGTGAGCCAGCAGAAATGTTCAAGCCCACCTGCTGTCCAGAAAAAATTTCTATATATGTAAAGAAGTTTGTTAAAGAGCTTCTCCACTTATACTAGATCAATGAAGCATTCCCTCACTGTTGCATGTTACAGGCAAAGGTCTCAGGTTTCTTGttataaaacttttaaatctttttaatcaAACTACATTAATTATTGAACAGCTTTGTACGtatgtcagcaaaaaaaaaaaaaaaaagctatttttcaagTGTACAGTATTAGTTGTATTTCATAACTGTGTGCAGCAAGGTCACCTTGTAAGAATTGGTAAGTGCCCAGACTATAATTTTTCAAACAGCAAGGGCTGTAATTGGTGTTGAGTTAACAACAGTCAAATAAGGAAAACTAAACAAAGGTGAAAAATGTGGACAGGAGGAAAGAGGGAGTAGGAGCATATTGTTCAAAAGATGTAACCCCATAGCATATGATTAATAAGGATGACATTCTTCAGTAGATAAAACAATCCAGGCTGTTTTGTGAgacaaaatcataaaaatgcTGCCTGAAAAGTCTGCAGATTGTCTGTAATTTCTCATACCAGATATGTTCCCTGTCTGACAGGTAGCTTGGGATTCTTCTAAGTAATCTCCTGCCACTTATAAATTAGCCAAATAGTTATCCTGATGTTCAAAtatgttgttttgatttatatttattctctgctttgtagccagaaaacaaagacaCGCAAAACCATACTGATGAATCCCTTTCAGGTAATATATCAGCTTTACttttctacatattttattCCTATATTTTCTTTGAGAGGACTTTATTAAAAACTGCTATTCATCATAACCTAGAACTTCCTGGATAATCAATGCTTGTGCTCATTTCATTACCAGTGTCATTTACATCTACCTCTGTTTTAAAGGTGGTGGTGATCAGTAATGCAAACCATACAAAATATGTAAGTTAGGCTGTCCAACTGCATCTAGTACATCCACTTTGGAAAGAAATCTGTAAACAGCTATTTGGAGAGAGCAGAAGCTGGCTGTGGGGGCTTATCCCACAGGGGTTTCAGCTCAGCTGGAGGCAGACTGAGGGGTGGTGGCCAATATACGCCCCAGTTGATTTAACAGCGAAGAACTGTAAATCAACATTTGGTTAAGAAGGTTCTCGTGTCATGTAACATTAAGATAATGGAATTAGGTAGGTAGGTCATCATTTTAACCAAATgcaaagcattttagaaaaccAGGATTCTGTATAGCCCTATTGATAATCTAGTACAGCAAGTACCAGAAGCAGGTATCTACAAGAAGCAGGTtggtttaattttgtttacCTATAGTTGAGCCCTTTGCTTTCTTtaccctttcttcctttcttctgttggAGGATAAAACATACTCTGGCATccttgcaaagcaaaataaaatgaaattagacAGGGCGTTCTCCTGCCCTTTGAGCTCAGCCAGAACTTTGGATTACATTCATTTTGCCTCGTTGGTGTAAGTAAATCCTGCTATGAGTGAAGTGAGCAAGTTTTGTCTCACTTCAGCAAGAGTTTAGAGTGCACAAGAAGAGCAGAATGCCtaatatatacatttcttaGAGGACAGCTGTGAGGCCTGTGAGCAAAGATGTTACCAGAACACGCTTCCCTTTAAAAGGGAATCTAAGCGTTTGTATGAAGTTATTTGTCTGCAGCAGTGTTGTTGCGGCATGTCCTAACTTGTTGAAAACTTAAGAAGTTTTCTTTGGCCTACTTCAGAAAGCAAGCTGATGAGcagcattacaaaaataacagtAGCCTGTTCTTCccttagaaacaaacaaacaaacaaagtgcACGCAGAAGCTGCATTCAGCTCAGTTGCTTTCATCAGCACCAGTATTCGGCATAAAAAGTCACTTTCTGAAGGTCTTTCTGGAATTTACACACAAtcttacaataattactgcaaatggaaaaaaaaaaaaagttaataacaTATGCTGTTATCTGTAAGAGTAGGCAGCACTGACTGCCAGGTTTGCCCTTTCCTAGGGATACAGTTCAGGTCCCTTGAACTGGCACTGATCCAGCACTTCTACATCAGAgtcactgatttatttattcacagtCATTTGACACCAAAACACTCTGATTGTTTCTAACCAATCTTTTCATTTATATCAGTTTTATTGTTGgagctttcctttttcagagagtTTCATCCTAAGTAAGATTATACTTACTTCCCTATTTCATGCTCTACAACGAGGCCAGAGGGCAAAAGTTTTAGGAAGTGCTTCTAGGCTGCATCCATTATCCATTACTTTTTGGACAAATCAAATTCTCCCTGCCTTCAAAAAGTGCTGTTTAGTGTCATATCTGCAGCCGAAATGCTGAAACAACGCCCTAGACTTACTGCAGTGCTAAAGGTGTTAGTATTTAACTGGAACCATAGCTAGAACTGTTTTCTATATGCTTTTACAGGTTATTAATACATAATACATAGTACAGTCTGATGGTACGGCATTGTTCTTGGCACTGGGCAGATACTGTGTGGAGGAAACCTCTAAATGGCAGTTTTTGATATTTCATGTAGAGTTTGGAACATATCACCACCTACTTCCAGCAACTCgataatcttatttttctacatGTGGAGGAGTATGCTCTTTACTTCCTTCTATAATGTACATTTAAAATAGGCTTGCTTGATATAACAGGGGCAACTTTTATTCTAAGAGCCCTTGcgaaacaaaggaaaacaaaatacttctaCTTTGTAGTCATGTAAAGATTCTCCTGGTGTACATATTTCATATTGTtatgaaagcagcagctcagaaatgcaaaaccttTGCCTTGATCCTGCAACATATCTATACAAGATGTAATGTGCACATGCTCCTTTTGGTGATGTATGTAGTAGGGGTTATGGCAGATTGAAGGATGCAAGGTAGttcccaaaaaagaaaaatggaatatCCCAGCTTACGCTAGAAGGAACTGCACATCTTTTCTGTAAGAGGATAAATATGATGCTTCCAAAAATAATGTCCTTTTGATTATAGCCCATGAACGTAGCCAAGAGAAGTTTTAGAAAGTTAATTTCGTAAGGAAGGGCATTAATATGCCACTATTCTgactttttcagaaatgattctgtgaaacgTAATGCTCTTCAAACATTTGTGCTTTTACATTTGTTCTTGGTAAAACCACAGCAACAAATCCTAACTTCTCTTCACATAATGGTTTTAACTGCAGATCTCaagaaaagctgcaaagaaaatggCACCTGCTCCTTGTGCTTATTTCGTGCACCAACCATCAGCGACATGCTCAATGATGAGGACTTGTTGTACACAGTGAGGCTAAAGCTGGATCCCTGCCATCCAACTGTGAAAAACTGGAGAAACTTAGCAAGCAAGTGGGGGATGACTTATGATGAATTGTGTTTCCTTGAACAGAAGCCCCAGAGTCCTACCCTGGAGTTCTTGCTACGGAATAGCGACAGGACTGTGGAGCAGCTGATTGAGCTCTGTAAATTTTATAAGAGAATTGATGTTGTGAAAGTGCTGCTGAAATGGGTGGAGGAGGAATGGCCCAAGCGAGGAAACAGAAGTTACCAGAATGACTTGTAGGTCAAAGAAGGTTTAGTCACTGCTTGTGAAATGTTGGGACTAGCTGCCACCAGTAGATGGGAAGCTTCCCTTGTGAGAGAGAGGCAGAAACTGCATGGACAGTTTGTATACCGTGTAAGCTTTATGTACTGTATACACATATGTATGGTCTGTGCCCTCAGGGCTGCAAAGATAACCTTTCAGAAGTGGATGGAATAATGCAGGTTGTGTTCTTGAGTCTGCAAATGCTTCCTAAggaacagaagaatgaaaaaccTAGACCACCAGTTTTACTGCAGCAGTTGCAAACCATGTCAGTTGTGTGTTGTTGCTACTGGGGAAGCCCCAATTAGAAGGCAAGTCTGCCTTTCTGGCAGCCCTTCCACAACTTTTGTGTGTTTTACCTGTTAGAAGATgagagggtgttttttttttttttttttcctgttgttcttttttttgttctttttttttgttgttcttttcttctttttttttttccctctttttttaaGCGTTATGACACTGTTTTTGGCACAGGAACACTTTAGTGTTCCAAGTAGCAGTTTGGATTTGCATATTTGAATTAATTCAATGTTTGAACATCACATTCAGGTGGTAAAATTAAGTTTTGGATCTCTTTTACGAACAAGACTAGACATTGAAGTAAATGTATACTCATACATTATAGGGCGTATATTTGCTATGAGAAATGCGATTCAGAGAGACTTTCCAGACCATAAATTTAGggattaaaaaacacaaacaacaaccacagaagaagaagaaaacaaaacataattaaaatatttgacatttaaaattagttttcataGTTTTGAAGAAACTTCGAGTATTCTTATCTGTTTGTCTCAGATGTCTCTCCTTTTGCAGTGTGAGGTGACAGCAAATGCCTCACCAACAGCATATCCTTAGTTTTGAAtataacttttctgtttttgaactGTGGTTTCTTCAGAGTCCTCCTGTGGGCTGACCTACTTTCTGTCCTATACCAAAGTAGTTGCACACTTGCATGAACCTAGCACAAGTTTATGTACTGATTAAAGCCACTCTAGTGGGAAATTGACAGGTGGATTCACCTACAGCCTATGTGGATGGTTATTAAAGCACTCTATGGGTTTAGACTGATGTATCTCAAGGGATTTTGATACTCTGAATTACACTGtttacattcaaaatatttttagaaactgtTTGTCTTCCTactgttcttctgttttctaatgtcttttttttttttttaaaaaaaaaaaaactcctgaaAAATCAGTTATATCATAGGTTGTATAAAGTAGACAATACTAATATTTTCATAGGTGTAGATACCAAAGCAATGGTGAACAGTGTTTCAAGATGTTGGGCAAAACTAGAATGAGGTACAGGTTGATGCACTGCTTACTTCTCTCAAGTAGAAACGACCAATTAAGAATTGGTAGCAAAGCCGAGGGAAGTCTAAGTAAGGTTGCATTCTGAGTTTCTATAAGAGAGTGAAAAGGGACCTCTGCTAATATTATACTGTAGATACTGAGGGATGTGGTTACAGCAGAGCTAAATGTAAAGACTAACATTTTCAATTTCAGGCGCTAGTGCTGGGGATGATACAAATTAGCTTTACTGCAATGAGTTCAAGAAACTGAAGGTGTAGTTTCAAAGTGAAATAAGTGCCCTAAATTTGAGatttgattatttattattattttttaaaccttgtaGAAGACTGTAGTTTTatcaactttttaaaatcttccctcagaaaagctgcagctcttcagaacAGTAAGTTTTCTAGTCATATTTTAAGGCGGAAGTTGTATTGCTCATTCACGTAGGAGCTGCAGTTCAAATGTCTCACGTTCCTCTTCTGTGAACAGAGGTTTCCTGATAGAGGTCTGTGAACTCAAACTTTTGTATCTCGTTTTCTATCTTTAGTTAGGGGCTTTAGAATCAGCTTTGAggggtgctgctgtggctgggctCTCTGCTATTTTCAGCTCATATAGCGGCATCCACTGTGTACGTGCAAATAGCTCATGTGCAGCTTGTCCAGCATAATCCCCATAGCTTGGGCCTACCACATGGATGATTGAGGATCATGTGTCTGTGTGTTAAGTTGTTCTTCTGAGTGATGAGTGCTGGTATGTGTGCCAACAGCTTTTCTCTACTGTAACACACCATAGCTGTACGTGTGTGGTGGTGCACTATGCTTTGCTGTGGTAAATCCAGTACAGCAAGAAGCCTGGCTGGAGCCCTCACATGACGACTCACAATGGGAACACAAAACAATGCAGTGGCATTTCTGAATCAAAAAGTCCTGCTGAAATAccccttttcctgttttctggcTAAGATTTTTAAGGTTTTGAAGAAACACTGTTGTTTAATGGAAAAGAATTCTTATCCCCTGAAGCTCTTGAAAAATCAATATCAGTTCCAATGATTcatcataaaaacaaagctgcttttgagAGTTCATATGTGGTTTCCATGTAAATTCAGCACTGAAGGTTGAAAATGTTAGCCTTAATCTTCATTATACACTGGATTACTAATTTGtatacttgaaatatttttttcctttttgtatggCATGAGTTGAGgtgtacacttttttttttttttttttagttttgtttctatttacaAGATACCGGGTTCTGAGTGTTCAATTTAAGTATTCTTATATCTTCTGATTTAATGTACActatatttagaagaaatacagattatccattttcaattttattgtatttgtttttattccttgcAGCTaggaaaacagctgttttccttctcaccAGCCACCTTGGAACTACTTAGAACAACTACCTTAACTAACTATCTACTACTTAGAACAACTAATTGTCAATTAGTTGTGCTGTATAAGAATATCTCATATGCAAGATCCATAGCTTCTTACAGCACCAATGATTGCAGCAGATAGTGCTGttgaagaaaggaagatgcacttatttttcatatgggaaaaagaagaatatattgTGATAAGACGATGAACAAGGCCATTTATCTAGAAAACTCGTAATAGAGTTACGAACTACAGAGAGGTGTAGAACCTACACTGGGTGGACTCTTCCTGAGTTAATAATTAATCTGATAACAAAGGTTAGAGAATCACGTGGACATTGTAAAAGCTCTGCTAGACTATCAGTTTTGTTCCATTATATTTCTTCTATTCCCACGTTAGACCTGCTGTTCTTTCAGGGATTGCAATTTTTTGGCTGCCATCTCTGTGCCTGCAGGATAATCAGTGGACTTTTCCACCCATTTTAGCTTCATGAAGATGTCCAAACTATACTATAGTCCTTAGTTTCTGCAGCTTTATCTAAGAGATAGCTTACTGACTGTTCTTCAGCAGCATTGCAGGAGCATTTAGTTTTGCTGTGAGGCCAACTATATATGGGGCATCCCTGAAAAATCGGACTGGCAGTATCCAGCTGCCTTTTATGGGTTTGGGGCTGTCCTTTGGAAGCCTACTATAAAGGGCAGGGTAGTCAGTGTGGCCCAGGGCGCTTGCATGGAAGTATTTGTACAGAAACTCAAAACTCGCTTATTCCTGAAGCGCtactgagcagcagagctgcagctcaggctgGGAACTGAGTGCCAGAGACCTTTTCCCTGTCTGGGGCTGACTGCCTCCCACAGATGCAAGTCAAGCTGTaagcaagtggaaaaaatgtaaattgggCCTTATGGTAGTGTACCTGAGGGTAACACTATTGACGTGTGGTCAGACAGAGTTGAAAGTTAACAGCAGAGTTGTGTAAGGAAGGTCAAAGCAAATTCATGGCGTTTATACTAATTTAGAGATCAGCCtactactgtattttttttacagcataTCATGGCCTTCCGCCCTTGAAGGAGAAGTGAATAGTTATTCACAACATTTCAGATATCTTGTAAGTCGTCAGTTCAGGACAGTAATAACAGCAGGCTTTTTGCTAGCTATTGCAGCTGCTAGTTCTCGGTCTTCTCTCGGAGCCCCGTGTGACTGAAAGGCACCTTTCCCCAAGCCATCTTTTACGCGAGCCCTTTATGAACGAGTCCTTCACATCTTGACAGCCCGGTGTGCCCTCCCAGCAGGTGGCTGTGCTGCGGCACGGCTGTCGTGCCCGAGCACCCTCCTGACCGCCGCCCTCAgagccgcccccgccccgccgcggccgGGCGCTGGGAGCGGGCGGAAGGCGTTGAAGCCGTTgggccgggccgcggggcgGTGACGCCGGGGGGCGGGCGCGAAATGGCGGCCGCGGCCGGTGGCAGCGCGGCGGCGTCAGCTCGCTGCTAGGCGCCGGGTGAGTCGGGAGCCAGGGGtgggctgagggctgggggtCCCCACGCGTCTGTCCGTCTGTTTGTCCGTCTGTCCGGCCGTGGTGGGGGGGACGGGGCTCGCCGGGGCGCCCCGAGGCGGTAGCGGCCggggtttggggttggggtgCCGGGGAGGCGGCTGCCGGTCGCCCCGCGGCtccgggggctgcagcccggGGACGGCGGCGCGGCTGGGCTGGGTTTCGCTGCCTGCAGGCACCCGGCGGTGCCCTGCTCGCTTCtttgccccctccccgccgGAAGCCATGTCTGCCGTAGGACGGGATCCAGCCCCAGTTACCAAGTCCCCACGGACTTCTCTAGAGGAAGGCGTTTTCTGTGGGTCATAGAGCCATAGCGTAATAGCTGCCGCccttgctgtttcctttttttttttttttttttttttttctttccttttcctgaacTGTGCAGTGTGAGATATCAGGGCAGTAATACATAGCTGTTTCGATTCTGAACGCGTAGTTGAGGAACCATATCTTAGTGTTGCAGACTTAAAATTTGgcatcatagaattatagaatacCCGAgtgggaagggacccacaaggatcatcgagtccaactcctggatcCCCAAAGGACagcccaaaaaatcagaccccCTCACATTCGCTGACAGCGGTTCTGCGACAGAAAGTTACAGCAGAGCCCTGTGCTTCCTTACCCAAAACCTGCGTGGCCAAACACAGCCTGACTCGCAGCTTCCCCTCATTACTGCGACCCTTTCcataaaacatacaaacaaatcGCTTTGCCACAGTGCCCCTGGTCTGCCAGGAGCAACAAGGGTGGGCAGAAGAGCTCAGGCGTGTGCTGCTAGATCCTAGATATGGTCCTGTCCCATACCCTCGTTTGGTAAGGTGCCGATCTCAGTCACGCACCAGGGGAAGCTTGGtaagcaggctgcagggcacaggTCTGTAggtctgggttttgtttctttggtcTGCTATTAGACTTGTCAATGCTGTAGTCAGAATTCTTGCTTATTGTGATCTTGAGttcctaattttaaaaatgaaagtactGGAAGTTGCCTGCTTTGGCACGTTCCTGTTGTGAATTGACAATGGTATCCCATGGGGCACATCAAAAGGTGCAAAACATTTGCATGGTGTACGCTGGGCGTATAACACCTTGTGTTTTCCTAAATGCACTCTAGACCCTCATCATAAGGAGAATTACTGGCCCACGTCGCCCACAGGACTAGCCAGATGTTGCAGTGGTCTGCGCTGCTGAATCATTGCAGAAGGTTCATCCCAGGTCTCTGTGGAATAGAGCAcagactttttatttactttttatgtgGCTAGCAATTTTCACACAATGACAATACTAAAAACatctcctttgtcttttttttttttgcctgccaCTTTTCACCACCCAGTTGGCTTGCTACCATAAGGTATTTCTCCAGAATATGCAAGAAATAATTGCCTAGCAGTTTTGGAATTGGCCCATGAATTTTGGTCACTTCGTTAGAAGACTTGATGAAGAAATTACAGTGTAGCTGGATATactcataaaatgttttttttttttttttttcttttttttccttttagttctGTGCATTTAATGCAGGTTTTGTAGACTTCTGTAGTTATTTGTGGAGTTCAGGGATTGTGTGTGttggaggaagaagcagaaaacactCTGTGCTTCCCTGCTGTGTCTTTGGCTGGTATCCCTTATCTGTATGTAagataaaactggaaaaagcaaGTTCAGCCACTAGGGCTGGTTGCCCTTGAGCAACCTGGGAATAGCACAGGAATtggtaaaagaaagagaaatggctgtttacttcaggaaaatgtgtttgtgctTTGTGTCTTTTCGCAGTCTACAGGCAGGTGTCAGCTGCAAATGGACAGTTGACGGTCACCGAGTTATCAGTGTTGCCCTGTGCAATAATGGTATTTACGTGGGATTCTGCCTCAATATACATGACCAGGAAGCATCTGATAAAAACGTGTATTTATGTGCACTGTCCCTTCCTAGGGTAGCATGTTTTGTCTTTAACCAAGCTTCTAACTTTGATATTTGGAAACTACATCAAATTTCTTGGAAATAcagttgcattttttcttataGATTTTAACATTATACCTTGGAGGGTTTTACTTCCTGTAGTGtcactttgtttctttctaattaaaagTTTTGGCTTTTCAAAGGGATTCCTGCTTTGGTGCAGCCAGATCAGCGGACCTCTAAATACGCTCTGACAGTGATCGCCACAGGACTGACAGACTTAAACTGGAGGAGGGAAGATGATGTCCTTGGATGGGCCGCAGAAGACAATCATTAACCCGGTAACTCTGCAACTATGTCAACAACTTCTCCCTCAGGAAATaggattttgctgttttatgcCAGTAGTTAGCAAACACTCCTGCTCTTTTGTACAGTGAGGTGTGTTACTGAGAGCTGTTGGTGTTGCTCAGGTATTTGAGGAAGAACCTCAGGGACGGCTCTGATATTCTCTCGTATTTCTCTAGTATCCTCATGCTCTGGGACAGTGGCATCAAGCCAGCATACTTTTCACtgtgtctttaaaaatgtagttcTTTTGAGTCTACAGGAGATAGCATTTTAACGTTCTGTCAGAAATACCAAAGTCTGCAAAGAATCTCTGTGGAGAGTACTGTACCACACACCTGCACAGAACTTCCATGTCTGTTATAGCTTGTCATTGATACAGTCCAGTGCCTTCAGAGTGTCTGATTGTTCGGTCCTGCTGCTTGCTTGTTGCTAGCAAAGTGGACAGACTTAACGGATGATGGGGGAGTAGATTCAGCCTTCCTTACAAGAATCACACAATCATTTATGTTGTAAAAGGTCATCATCAAGTCCAGCAGTAATCCAGtttggagaggaaggaaggctgTGTGGAGATGAACTAGAAGCTGGAAGGACTGAATTGCAAAAGCAAGGGGAGGATGGAAGTTACAGATGGGGATTTTGGTGGAGGTGGAAAGGAGGTGTGAAGAGGAGGTTTAGGAGATGTATAGGTGAAATTCTCAGTgtaaggaaaagaggaagactTCATCAGAACTGGATGCCTGCAAGGGGACTGATGAGTGTGATGGGTAACAAGACCAGGCTGGAGAATTCAGAGGGATAAAACTAGGGCTTAGTGGTCAAGAGCCTAGGATGGAAATAAGAGTGATCATTTTGCATTGGAATGTGGAGACAGAGGTGGGACAGATTGTGTAGATGATCTCCGGACAGCCTTTGGGCAAGGTCCTGAGCAGCCCTCTCTAGCTGACCTTGCTTTGAGGAAGGCGTTGAGCTAGAGACACCAAGGTGTCTCCAAACCTCCTCTGCTTCTTCTGAACAAGCTGAAGGGAAAGAAGTAGGAAGGGGTTTGTAGTGCAAGCGGGGAGATGAACAAAATGGACTGTGCCCGTGACAGCAAACTTGAAACAGGACCTAATTGTCTGTTCTTCATATATGGGTCATACTACTTTGCTGTTTGTACAAAGTCTCTTTAACTGGCTGGTTCTGTCACTGATGGACTGTGTGAGCTGTTGCATGTGTGATGCTCACTGAGCTCTAGCTTCAGACGTGCTGTTTGGCTGAATGTGTACCTGTGTGAAGCCACCAGATGCGCTTAGTAGCGCTGTGACTATTTCACTGTTTGAACAAATCATTCCTTAAGTTGCAAAACTGAAGAgcttttttaatgaattcttaTCTTAGGCATATTTCTTCACTAATGGACTGTTTTGAATCATCCAGAAAATCCTGCTTTCCCCTTTATGCCTTTTACTCAACCCTGTTGCAATAACAGGTAAAGAAGTTTGACAGGACCTAAACCCCTTCACATTCCAGCTTGCAGTCAGATAtcagaggggctggggatggcTGGGCTTAGATTCTGAGTGATGCCCAATTCAGCACTATAAGCCTGGTGACATTCAGTATGCTGAATTACCATGATCGTGGATGCCAAAATAGCACGATACACCTTCAGTCTGGTAGATTAATGACTGGTGGCATTTATTGAAGCAACAGAAGtacaggttcttttggattgcaGGTGATAAATACACAGTTTGCAAAGCACATGCAAATACCAAGGATGTGAGTAACGCAACCAACTACATATAAGGTAACTTGTGAAACAACTCCATAGGGAGTGTTAGGTTATCTGGGGAAGCACTGGGTATAACCGAGGGTATTACCAACTAGGCATCCCTGCAGGGTAGGGAAGAGAGGTTCAGCCCATCAACTGATCCCAGAGGTCAGCGATGTCCTCCTGACTTGTCTGTGATGCTGTCTTCCCTAACATTGTTCCTCTCAAGCCatttttatgccattttctTACTTgtaggtggagcttgagtgactctagtcacATGTGTCTACATTGTGATTGCtataaaattttctcttttgctttaatGTTATAGTCTTAGGGAAATTCAGAGCATATACTTAGCGAGAGGTGGTTgcaccttggaggcaggtaacctttgggatggaggtgtgttttggcaCTATAATGGGATTATAATGAGCAAAGGTCACCCAGAGGACATGAATTGGTTATCAGTTTGACTGGGGGTTGGACATGTAACCTATTAGTTCCATCGTACCATCCAGTTCCCCCTCCCTGTGGTGATAGCAGAGAGCCTGGCCGTGGTGTCTTTCTTCACTCTGCTCTAGCCTCCATGCTGTTTCTCTCAGAGTCAGCACGCCAAGCTCCCCTGGCATTGCCAATACCTAAGGTTGCAGGCTGTGTTGCCAGGGGGAGCATCATGGAACAGATTCCTTGCATATCTGCTGCACCCCACCCTGGAATTTTCCTCAGTGCTGAACCTTCTCTTAGGATGTGGACACACAGTCTCAACAAGTCACCTTCAGCAATTATTCCACAAATCCATCTGGCAAGAAATGTGATGCCCTGTGTGATGGGACAGCTGTCAGCTACCCAGCGAGGTGGATGAAAGTTGTGTTATCTGTAATCTGTTGTTTCGTTTATGAAAACTGGCAGATTTTGGAAGCAACTTGATCTTTGAGACATCCCAAACTGTGTTGATGTTGTCCAGTTGGCTTCAAAGGAAACTTCGGGAGGTTTGT
The nucleotide sequence above comes from Aythya fuligula isolate bAytFul2 chromosome 3, bAytFul2.pri, whole genome shotgun sequence. Encoded proteins:
- the EDARADD gene encoding ectodysplasin-A receptor-associated adapter protein encodes the protein MAAPRDPLPPDHGAKEPVEDTDPSTLSITMTEKYPVQDTGVPKDEEYLTDQVTLEIASVNIRSLTSDTGLVQQPENKDTQNHTDESLSDLKKSCKENGTCSLCLFRAPTISDMLNDEDLLYTVRLKLDPCHPTVKNWRNLASKWGMTYDELCFLEQKPQSPTLEFLLRNSDRTVEQLIELCKFYKRIDVVKVLLKWVEEEWPKRGNRSYQNDL